From Geotalea uraniireducens Rf4:
GCCCTTCCCCGCGGCTACAAGCCCAGATTCCCACATTCTCTCCTCTTGGTTCCATAGTTGGTCACCTTTTTGGTTACTTTTTCGATGCCGTGGACTATGGACGATTATTTGGATGGTAAAAGGCCCCCATAAATGGAACCAATTTGGCTACCTTCAAATGCTCCTTAACAGAAAAAAGAAAAGCCTCCTTTATGGGGAGGCTTTGGGTGGCATCATGGAGTTTGTTCTTCTTGGACTGCCTGGTTTCGCGCCGCTTTAGATTGCCTTACGGTCAGCTTTTGCTGCCGTGGCCGATGGTCATTGACCACCGCGAGAAGTCACCTCCCCGATTCGCCCCCTGATTCTTCAGCGTGGCACTTTTCGCCGGACAAAGCAAAAAGAAAAGGCCCTGATTTCTCAGGGCCTTTCGTACTTCGCCGGACAGTGCCGGATTTAAAATTGGTGGCGGTGCAGGGACTTGAACCCCGGACATCACGGATATGAGCCGTGTGCTCTAACCAGCTGAGCTACGCCGCCAAGGCCTATGGTGATATAAAAAACCTCCTTGGCATAACCAAAGAGGTAGATATTATTTGATTGCGGGGAGAACACTTAGTGAATATCAGTCTTCTTCCTGCGGTCACCTCAGAGTCATAGGTATATATAGCATCCTTTTGAGATTGTCAAGAAAAAAGGTGGAGGAAAAACCTTCCTGCCCTACCCCGGACTATTTTCCAGAATTTCCCGCAACGAGGCTCCCAGTTCCTTACAATTGTACGGCTTGCTGATGGCGCCGCAGAATCCGTATTGAGCGTAATGTGCCATTATAGGGTCACTTGAGTAACCGCTGGATACAATCACCCTGGCTGCCGGGTCTATCTCGAGAAGTTTGGCAATAGCATCCTTCCCACCCACTCCTCCAGGTATCGTCAAATCCATTATGACGCCGGCGAATGGTGTTCCTGCTGCCGTTGCCTGCCTGTATAGTTCCACAGCCTCTATGCCGTCGCCACAGACAGTCGGTTCATAGCCGAGCATCTTGAGTGCGACTTCCATCGACTCGCGGATCATCTCCTCGTCATCCATGAACAGAATTTTGCCTTTTCCCGCCCGATGGTCATCAACCTTCTTTTCATTGACGGTCGGCGCCGTTGGTGATGCCGGGAGACGAATGATAAAAGTCGTTCCCACGCCAGTTTGTGAAACAACCCTTATTTCTCCGTTATGATTCTTGACTATTGAATAAACAGTGGCTAAACCAAGCCCGCTGCCGTGATGCTTGGTGGTAAAATAAGGGTCGAATATCCGCTGAAGATGTTCCTCAAGAATACCTATTCCCGTATCCTTGATGGTAAGCTGAATTATTCTCCCGTCGTCCGGGTTATCCCCATCGCTGAAAGTTTCTATATTTTCCGCCTGAATACTGATAACCCCTCCATCCGGCATGGCTTGATCAGCATTGATGACCAGATTGTTTATTACCTGGCTCATCTGTCCTGCATCGATCTCGGCCGGCCAAAGGTCGGCCGGGATAGCAAATTCGCAGCGAACGTTCGACCCCCTGAGGGCGAACGTTGCAGAATCAACGAGAATATGCTCGATGCCGGTCAGCCTCTTCACCGGCGCCCCTCCCTTGGAGAAGGTAAGTAACTGTTGCGTCAGGTCCCGTGCCCGTTCTGAAGCCTTCTGGGCTCGATCCAAAAGCAGGTAAGCATCATGATCCGGTGGAATTATCATCCTTGCCATAGAGACGTTTCCCAGGATGCCTGTCAGAAGATTGTTGAAATCATGAGCGATCCCTCCGGCCAGAATACCCAGAGAGTCCAGCTTGCGCGCCTTGAACAGCTCTTCCTCGATCTCCTTTTTTTCAGTCATGTCGCGGAGCACGAGGACAACCCCAATGATGGCGCCTTCCTGATCAAGGATGGGAGCGGCTGAGTCAGCAATCACACGTTCCGAACCGTCACGGGCAACGAGGATAGTGTGATTGGTAAGCTCCATTATCATGCCAGTCTTAAGCACCCGACCGACGGGATTATTCACGACAGCCCTGCTTTTTTCGTTTATCATGTGGAAGACTTCGCTGAGGATCTTCCCCTTCGACTCTTCCTGGCTCCAGCCGCAAAGCTGCTCTGCCACCCTGTTAAGCATGACAATCCGCTCATCGGTATCGACTGTAATGACGCCGTCACCGATGGAACGCAGCGTTACCCCCAGTCGTTCCTTTTCTTTCTCCAGATCGTCCTTCGCCTTTTTCAGATCGGTAATATTCGTGATAATGCCGACCAGTGCCCTGAGATTACCGTCAGGACCTTCCAGCCGCCTGCCGGACAGGTAACCCCAGAAATCACCCCCGTCCTTGCGCACATAGTGTCGTTCGGTGCTTACATGATCAATTTCCCCGTCAATCAGTTTTCTCATACGAGCGCCACCGACCATCTTTTCCGACGGGTGCAGATAGTCCTGATAATGGGAGCCGATCAACTCTTCGTAGGTGCAGCCGAACATTTCCGCCATACGATGATTGGCGAATATAATCCGCCCCACCGGAGAAACCAGGAATATGGACGCCTGAGAGGTCTCAAAGATGACGCGGAGTTGTTCCTCGCTTTCCCGCAGCGTCTCTTCAGCACACTGATGCTCCGCAATTTCCTGTTCAAGCAGAATCGCCTGCTCGTGAAGTTCTGTCTCAATCCGCTTGCGCTCAGTGACATCGAGCATAACCCCGACAAGTCCTTGCAAAGAACCATTATTTCCCCAAATCAACGACTTATAAAAGAGTACATCACGCAACAATCCATCGGCATATCTCACCTGTGCTTCATAAACCTGCGGATCCCGTTCATGCATTAATTTCATATCTGCATGATGATATATATCGGCAAGTTCTTTCGGTGCAATATCATAGACCGTAGAACCAATGATTTTCTCCCTGGGAATGCCGAGATATGAACTGAATGCCTTGTTGCAGTTCACATAGACACCATCCGCGTTTTTGTAGAATATAGGGTTGGGGATGGACTCGAGAATTGAACCGAGCAGGTTCTTATTCTCTATGAGTTCTATTTCCATTGCCTTGCGATCGGATATATCCTCCGCCACCCCCAGATAGCCGATTACCCGGTCTTGTTCATCATGAATAATGGTGATTGTCAATTTAACGAGGAAAACATCGCCATCCTTGCGGACATAGAACCATTCACGAGTCTCGGCTCCGGTCTGTTTGACGTTTTCCACAAACACATCAAAACCTGAGACATTTCTGCCCAGGGCCCGGCTCATCTCTTCACCTCGGCCGCGTACTTCGGTTTCCAGATGGAAGAGGTCAATAGAAGCTACGCCGACCACTTCATCTGCCGTATAGCCCAACATACGTTCGGAACCGCGATTGAACATGGTTATCAGGCCAAGCGTATCAGTTGCAATGATTGAAATTTCCGTTGCCGCATTGAGCACAGCCTGCAATTGCCAATCGGATGCAGCACCCGAATTAAAGAGTTTCGACATGACTCACCTCGATATCATCGCAGTCTGACGCCGAGAATTGGCCTGAAACTGGCAATATCTGATCGTCACACCATTAAATTTACCCACTGCAGGAATTGCCATTCGATTATGCATCGGCATTGTGCCGAAAATTACCATAAATAAATCTTCTCTTGATTATCGAAAATGTTACAAATATGATATCCCTTATCGACATCTGCCGATGATACTTTAATGAGACGCGCTGATTTGAGCAGACATATCTTTAAATTTGGTGAATAGACGGGAGTACCAGTGGACGAACACCTAGAGAAAGAAAACAAGGCAATAAAAGGGACGGTTTTGATCATGGATGATGATGAAGATGTCTGCCTGCTGGTTGATTATGCGCTGAGGTATGCGGGCTTCAACGTGGAGAGTGCGCCAGATGGTCCTGCGGCAATCGACCTCTACCGAAATAGACTGGAAATGGGGCAACCATACATTGCCGTCATCCTTGATCTGAATATCCCCGGTAAAATCGGGGGCAAAGAAGTCATCGGCAGCCTCCACGAACTGAACCCGGAGATAATAGCTTTTGTTTCAAGCGGTTATCCCGATGACCCATGCATGGTCAACTTCAAGGACTATGGCTTTTCCGGCGCCATTCCCAAACCCATCATGTATGAAGATATCCTCGATTCATTTATGCATGTGATTGAAAAGAGAGGAACAGAATTATGAACAAGTGGGGTTGTCGGATCGGGCTGATATCAGCAGGTTTTTTTGCCCTGTCGCTTTCTTTCGAGATGCACGCATCCTGGGCCGTCGAAAGAGAAGAACTGGGGCAGGTACTGAAAATCATGCCTCCCAACGGCCCTGCTGAGCAATACGGCAATGTAGTCATGCGCCGCAGCAGTAAAAAATCGGGTATGCCACCGGTCGTATTCCCCCACTGGAGCCACCGTGGCCGCTATACGTGCCGCGTCTGTCACAGTGAGCTGGAGTTTGCCATGCGCTCGGGTGGAAGCGGGATTACCAGGGGGAAATATCTGGCAGGAAAATTCTGCGGCGCCTGCCACAACGGAACAACGGCGTTCAGCGTCAGAGATGAAGAACCGAGGCAGTGCGACCGTTGCCATATGAAAGATACGGCCGCCCTGAACAAGCGGTTCCGAAGTTTTGCCGCCGGCCTACCAGCCACATCATTCGGCAACAGAATCGACTGGGGAGCAGCGCTGGCCGAAGGTTTGGTTGCTCCGCAGAAAACGTTATCGGGAGGGACGTTGTTGATCAAAACACCTGAAGCTTTACAGAAGCCGCTCGATCTCGGGACAAGCGCGCCCCGCAGCTCCGTTGCATTTTCCCACGGGGAGCACCTGTCTGAAATGGACTGCAGCATCTGCCACCCTGATATCTTCAATATCAAGAAAAAGGGAACCAGGCTTTTCTCAATGGAAATCAATATCTATGGACAGTTTTGCGGCGTCTGTCACATGCGGGTAGCTTTCCCCATGAACGATTGCCGCAGATGCCATATGGGCATGGGCAAAAACAGTTCCGGATATTAAAATGAAAACCCGTCTTAGGGGGAGCCTGTCAGGTCACGTAAGACGGGTCTGCATTGTTCCATTACTTCTGCTACTTGATTGAATATGAAACCAACTCCATGTCGCCGTTTTTGACCAGTCCTACCCCGGCAGCATACCAGCTATAGGCGGGTAAAGATGCAACGGAGCCGACAATGTTAGTTTCCTGTATCTTAATGGCGTTAAAAGAGCCGGCAGCAACTTGTACCGTTTCCGTGCCGACAACGGTCAACGTAGTCGTCTTGCCGACCGGGGTTCCACCACCGTCTATTCCGACTAGAAGTGTATAATTAGACGTTTCAACATTACCAACCGTAGTATTGGATGGGAATACAAGGAGCCCGATAGAACTGACATCATATTTTGATGTAAATTCCACCTGGTTTGCATTGATAACGCCGCTTACCGTTTCAAGCGTTAAGACTATCGAGTTGTTTGATATGGTATAAGTGCTGTATTTAGGTGGTTCACTGCCGACATTGGTTCTGACTCTGCCATCATTTGTTACCAGTTTAGTGACAGCAGCTTGGTCTGCCTTGCGATAGGTCCAGGTACTACCGGCCGTTAACGGGAAGTAACTGCCTTTCTCTCCGGCAGAAACAGTGACATTGCCGCCGGTGTTGTCATTCGTGCTACCGCCGGTAATACCGGGAGTGCCGCCACCACTACCGCAGGCAGAAATAAAGAGGGTGAGCAGCACCAATAGAACCAATTTTGTACGCATGATTTCCTCCTGACAGCGCGCGATTTGATTACATGTTTCTTATTAAGCAATACTCAGACCAAAGAGGGACCGGCAACACTCAGCACCCCTTGGTCAAGGCATTTTACTCGTCATATTGAATGGTTACACATTGCATGAGGCGTAACCTTCCAGCTCTTGCCGGGTGAACCGTTACGCCAAATAGCCAGTAGATAGATGATCTTGTGTTCAATGGAGGGATTATGAAAAAACGGATATTGACAGTATCGGCCATGATAATGCTGGCCGGTTGCGGGGATTTTGAATGGTTCCCGGAAGAGAAACCAGCAACAACCATTACGGCATCAACACCCACCGCCGATTCCTCGACCTTCACAAATCAATGCGGGGTGCAGACAAGTACGCAAATAACCTCCAACGCCGTAACGGTATCGGGAATCACCGGTCCGACATCGATAAGTGTTTCCAACAACAATGACAGTCAGTACTCCATCAATGACGGACCCTTTACCAGCTCTGCGGGCAATGTCAGCAGCGGCCAGTCGGTCAGGGTCCGCCACATCTCGGCAGCCGACACCGGCACGGAAAACTCCATCGTCACAACCACACTGACCATCGGCGGTGGAAACAGCACCTTCAAGACCGACACCAATCCCTGTCCTTAGGGACGATCACGTTTTAACCAATTGTCGACCTCCTTTCAGCGTTGTCCGGTTTGGTTTGTGCATCAAGGTTGTTAAGCCCCATTAGGGGCGTTTGAATGTAGCCGGGGGATTCATCCCCCGGATGAGATGCTATATTTCCCCACGTCACGTACGTGACGTGATGATATTTCGCCTGGATGACCGGGGAATGAATTCCCCGGCTACCAGTATTCTGTCCCTACGGGACGTAAGCAAAAACCAAACCGGACAACGCTGACCTCCTTTAGAAGTTTCTGCCCCGTTCAAATCCGCATCTCCATAAAAAACCCCGCCTCTTGCGAGGCGGGGCATGATGAAACATCACAGGGCATTGCTGAACACGTTATCTTGCGGTGTACATCCCACCGGAAGATCTCGTGAGATACCCTTTGAGCTGGCTGATGCTGGTCGGATTTCCATCAGGAGCAGCAGTCCGGGCCGTTGAGTAGTTCGTGAAGTTGAGGATCTGGTTCACGTCAGCATTGGCAGCCGGTCTGTAGACCGAGCCATTCTGCAGATACTGGACCGAGTCGAAGATCAACGCCCGCGTGAAGGCACGGTTGTGAACATGGGCGCCCTTCTCAGCCTTGAGGAGCTTGTAGTTCATTGCTGCGCCCATGTTCTGCGCGCCAGTGCCGGCAGCAGGACCAACGCCGCCGCCAAGGGTCCAGTTCTTGAGCGTACCACCGATCGCGTTCTGGAAGTAGGGGTAGTTGTCGGTGTAGATCATGTTGTTCTGTCTCAGGGTCCAGTCGAAGAAGTCCATGGCCCTGTCGAAGATCTTCTTCTCGCCTTCGATGAGCTCTTCGATCGGTTCGCTGGTATGGCAGCCATAGCAACCGCCGAGTGTGGTGGTGTTGGTGCCGTTCGTGGATTTCGCAGTTTCAGCAGCCCCGAAGGTATGGGTGTTTGCAGGACCCATGTGACAAGAGACACACTGCCCCTTGTTACCGGAATCAACAATCCTGCCGGGATTTTTGTCGCTCTTGGCAGTGGAGAAGTTGCCCATGCCAAGCTTGCCATGCGACCAGTTTGCATTCCTGCCGACCTGGACAGTGCCGTCGGCTTTAACGGCGCCGTACGTTTGATACCGCAGCTTGCCGGTGTTGGAGGTGTACCACTGGAAGCCGCCCTTGCCGTAGAACACCGCTGCTGCGCCGAGGTAGTGGGGGTTCTTGAAGCTGGCGTTGGCGAAGTCGGCTACGCCGTTGGCAAGGGACGTTCCGTTTTCGCGGCTGGCGTGGCAGGTGATACAGATGTTGGACTCACCGACATCTTCGTACTGTACGTAGTTGACGCTGGCAGTTGGAGCGGCGCCGTAATCACCACCGTACACCGCATTGTAACCGCCGGCGATGGTCCGGACGCTGGTCTTCCAGGCGGTACTGCTGTGGCAGGCGTCGCAGCCCAGCACCTGTTTCGTGGTATCGCCTGCACCGAAGGAAGCGCTGACACCGGCGGCGAAGTTGTTGGTTACGCCCTTCACGAAGCCGGCGGTGGTGTGACAGACAACACAGCCTCCGGACCTTGTCTTGAAGTCGTAATCGGTCCAGGCAAGCCCGTTGATGTCACCATGGGCTGATTCGGCATAGTTCTCCAGGATGCTTGCCGTAGACATTGAAGAGTACAATGCTTTATCGGCCCTGACTGCGCTGTAATTAGGCGAATCAGTACCATGACCGTAGCCATGGCAGTAGTTGCACTGCGTGCCGGGTGTTACGAACTGGGCCTGGGTAAACGTCTGTCCCGGGACCAGAGCACCGGTGGTGTTGTAGTGCGGCGCCTGCTCGACGCCTGGAACAGCTTCACCTGAGAGTGTACTTCCGGTGCCGAAGTGACAGCCCATGCAGCCGGGGTTGTTCAACTGGGCCAAGGCCTGGCTGGCCGTTTGCGAGGTGATGACCGTCGGGTTGTAGTACTGCGACGTCGGGGAATTGGCCATGGCCAGAACAGTGTTGGCCGAGGAGTTGTTTGTGACGTTGTCGTCAAGCCAGTCGATGGAGTCGAAGATGAGTCGCCTGGAGTATGCCGGGTTGTGAACGTAGGCGGCCTTGTCGGCGGTTTTGAAGAGGTACCAGTTGAACCAGGCGCCTATGTTTTTCTCGGCTATGGCGTTGTCTTTGGTGCCGCGGCTCATGTCAAAGGCTTTACGCTCAGGAAGAACGTTAACGCCATCCAGCGTGAACCCTTTTTTGACGAGCAGGTTGCCAAGGGCCGCAACTGCTGCATTGAATTCATCCTTCTTCGCCTGGATGTCCTGGTAGGTGAAGTCAGCCGGGTGGCATTTCACACAGGCAGTGCTGACGATGCCGTTGATCTGACCGGTGATCGCATCTGCCGTTACTGCTTCCAGAGAGTGCGTTTTAGTTGATGTCATGTGGCAGCCGGCGCAGTTACCCGAGGTAACGCCGGTATTGTTGTAGCCGGTCCCTGTTCCGTTGTTGCCGATGCGGATGTGACGCATGCGGTCCTGGTATCCCTGTGCGGAGGTGAACTCGTATCCGCCCTTTCCGTCGACGATTGCGGCCGGCTGTGCTTCATGCGGATACATGCTCGTTCCCACGGAGTACTGCTTGAAGGCCCCCTGTGCAAACAAGGCCTTGATGCCGGTACCGGCAGCGCGCTGGCTGTGGCAGGGGATACAGATGTTGGAGTTCTTGTTGTCGGTGAATTCAAGATTTACGACCATTTTCGCCGGTGCTATCGCCACGGTGCTGTAACCATAGAAAGACTTGACCTTGGCGTAACCTGCCGGCAGAGGCCGGACCGCCCCTTTGAAGCTTGTGTGGCAGCCGCTGCAGACAAGGGGTGCGCTGGCTTTATCCAGGGTCTTGGCGACGGGATCAAGATAGACCTTGTCGATGTTGCTGAAGCCGGAATCCCAGTACTGCGCGAAACCGCGGGCAGAGTGACAGCGGATGCAGTTGGTCTTCTGGGGTGAAACCTGATAGTTGACGCCGTCACTCCCCTGGCCGTTCCAGTTGTGGCTGGCATTGCTGACGAACGCTGCTGCATCAAGTTTGCCGTGGCCGCCTTCGGCCCAGCCGGCGTTGATGCTGTTGTTGTGGTAATGGCAGTCAGCGCAGGTGGCGCCACCGGAGGTAATGTAGGAGGCCGTGGGGAAATACCCGCCGGCATCGGCAGTGCCGGTCTGGAAGTGCGGCGCTTTGCCGCTCTGGTCGGCATTGTAGATACCGTAAGGCGAGTCGGGAGTATGGCAACTCTGGCAACCGGTTGCGGCGACCGGGCTAAGAGATGAATATGCCCCGAAGGTAGCCTCGGTCGAATGCGGGTTGTGACAGGCGACGCAGGCGTCCTTGTCCATCCCCTCAAGTTTTGCATTGGCGCCGGTGAAGTGTGTGGATTTCTCGAAAGCCTTTACAGACCAGCCGTGGTTACCACCTGCATGACAGGTGTAGCACGTGGATTGTGCAGTCGCTGCAAGGCCGTGTTCATCGTGGCAGGCAATACATGCATTCCCGCCGGGACGTGAGTATACTACCTGGGTGACAGGGTCGGTATAAGTTATGTAGGTAGTGGATTTCCCGTTGGAGACATATGCTGCGGGGCCGGGTACAGGACCCATGCCGGGCCTGAAGTGGCACCGGTAGGCGCAGGTTACCGTGCTGCCGTTTTCTGTTGTCGTGTAACTGTCGTTGGCATTGAGATACCCACTTGAATATGTGCCGTGTGACACGACTTTTCCGCCGGTAACGGTCGTGTTAAGTTGGTTCGCGAATTCCGGACCATACTCTAAGTTATTCTGCCAGTGCTTGCTGCCGAAGAATTCATTCGGCACTTTGCCGTGCTTGCTCCCGGTGTGGCAGGTTAAGCAGGTCGTCTCGTATGTCGCCGAGAGTTTGTGCGGGTCATGGCAGGCAATGCAGCCATCTCCGCCGGGACGTACCTTTACCTTAGTAACAGGGTCAACGTTATTCGTGTCTCTCTTGCTGGGGTCAGGGCCCATTCCCGGCTTGAAATGGCACCTGTAGTAGCAGGTCATTTGCTTGCCGTTTTCCAGTGTCGTGTAGGTTTCGTTGGCGTTGGCCTCGCCTGCCACCGCGCCACCGGTAAATTCCGGGCCGTACTCAAGATGGTTGTTCCAGTGGGCACTGGCTTGAAATTTGGTCGTCTCAGCGGAAGAAGGGGTGTGACAGCTCAAACAGGTATTGTTGTTAGACGTCTTTGTGGTTACGGTGCCGGGGTGGGCGGTTGTTTGAGCTCCGTTATGGCATTCCGTACAGGTAAGAGCCGATTGGTGCGTTGAGGCTATGTAATCGCTAATCATCTGGGCACCTGCTGTGGTGCTGGAGTGACAACCAGCGCATTGGTTGGAAGCAGCCGCCGCTGAGTCAAAAGCATTGATCTTGACGGTATCACCGGCAGTGTTGCCCGTGGTGTCTGTCGCCGTCAGCTTAAGAACATACATCCCCGCCACATCGGGAGTAAAAGTGGCGTTTGCCGAAGCGGGGTTGACGATGCCAGCCGTCGAACCTACAGGCCGGGACTCGACAGTCCATGCAAAGGATGCGATGCTCCCGGCCGGTGATGTGGCGTTGCCGCTGAGAGATGTCTGCATCCCGGTAATGACACTCTGATCCACCCCGGCTTCGGCGGTCACCCCCTTGAATATCGCAGTGATGGCGTGGTCAGCCGTGACGTTGGTGAGTGTGTAGGTCATGCCGGCGGGATCGGTGATTGGGACGTCCGCTCCATTATCCTTCAGCTGAAGGATCGTGTTGCCGATGTTGGGCTTGATGGTGAACGTCTTGGACTTGCCGTACCCAACCGCCGTGCCGGTGGGGCTGGTGATCGAACCGCCATTTGATTGAACAGCCGTCACCTGGAAGGTCTGCGCGGCGAAGTAGGCAGTGAGCGTCTGCATCGTCGACCTGTAGGAAACGTTTACCGTGGCTACCTTTCCCTGGTCGACATTGTTCAGGAGAACCTTCGAAACTGCATTTCCAGTAATGGGCGTAATGGTAAAGGTCTTGACCGTGTTGGTGGTAAAGTTGGCGTATCCGTTTGGGGATACGCTGCCCATGGACGGCTGGGCGGATGTCGCCTTGACCGTCCACGTTGACGCCGCATTGACGATTGCCGGCAAGGCAAACGACAATGTCAGCAGATATATGAGTCTTCTTAACATAGGGATCTCCTCGCATAATAATGTTAAAGGTTTCCATGATGATGAAATACAATCCTAATAACAATCAGGAGAGACGTTTTTAACAACCTAACCGGTCCGTTACTTGTTGTGGCAGGTAACGCACAGTTGCGAGCCGTTCTGCGGAGCGTACACGAAGTAGTTCACCGAGGATTCAGTGCGGCCGCCGGGTGCAGATGCGTCGACGACCGTGCTTGCCACGTTGTCCTTGTTGTGCACATCATGGCAGCTGGCGCAGGTCATGGTCGTGCCCAGGTGCAATACGTCCTTGATCTGGACATTATTGGGATTACCTGCAAACGGAGTGCTTTCCTCATTGATCCCTTGATTCAGTTTGCCACCGGCATTTTTATCCGCGGTTTTGGCGTCTATATAATTAAACCCGATCGGATGGTCGCTGATCAGGCTGTCGCCGGCGCCTACTGCGCCATGTTCGGAATCTTTTATGGAGAAGATGTCGCCGGTAAGTTGTGATGTGCCGGAACCGGTTTCGTTTGCGTTGGTGTAATGGGTATCTATGGCGACGACGCCGTCATGACAGCTCATGCAGAGCCGGGAAGGCCCGATGAGTGGGTCGCCGATGGACGCTTGCAGGGTGTCGCTCGCATAAGGGGCATAGTTCTTCTTGGTCAGTTCGTGTGACCAGAGCGGTAGGTAGTCGGCATTGTTTGCAGCCGGATCATAGGCATGGTGAGGCGTATGGCAGAATGCGCAGACACGCTCCTGCACATCACCTTGAACGGTAAGACCTTCGGTATTCTGTTTTGCGTATGCGTTGATGTCATGTCTCGATCCCGTGATACCTCCGCCAGGGGCGGTCCAGGCCAAAGCAGTTGCCGTACCGGCAGCTATAATGGCGGCAAGAGTAAATGCAGCTAAAAAGTTCTTCTTCATGATGTGATCTCCTTTTCAAAAGCATTTGAAATGACTTCACTCTGTTTTGTTTCCCGGCTTTCGATTGATATTGTTCTCTTTCAACCTTACGAACTACCCATTCCTGCACTGTTTTCATTCCTGAAGGGAAAAACGTTCGGTCACCTCCTTTCACCCCCTGGTTGCACGGAAAAGTTCGTTTGAGTAATGGGCCGCACGACGCTTTAATTATTTATAATTAATAAAGCATTACTGATGC
This genomic window contains:
- a CDS encoding c(7)-type cytochrome triheme domain-containing protein, coding for MNKWGCRIGLISAGFFALSLSFEMHASWAVEREELGQVLKIMPPNGPAEQYGNVVMRRSSKKSGMPPVVFPHWSHRGRYTCRVCHSELEFAMRSGGSGITRGKYLAGKFCGACHNGTTAFSVRDEEPRQCDRCHMKDTAALNKRFRSFAAGLPATSFGNRIDWGAALAEGLVAPQKTLSGGTLLIKTPEALQKPLDLGTSAPRSSVAFSHGEHLSEMDCSICHPDIFNIKKKGTRLFSMEINIYGQFCGVCHMRVAFPMNDCRRCHMGMGKNSSGY
- a CDS encoding response regulator, which gives rise to MDEHLEKENKAIKGTVLIMDDDEDVCLLVDYALRYAGFNVESAPDGPAAIDLYRNRLEMGQPYIAVILDLNIPGKIGGKEVIGSLHELNPEIIAFVSSGYPDDPCMVNFKDYGFSGAIPKPIMYEDILDSFMHVIEKRGTEL
- a CDS encoding TapB family protein; amino-acid sequence: MRTKLVLLVLLTLFISACGSGGGTPGITGGSTNDNTGGNVTVSAGEKGSYFPLTAGSTWTYRKADQAAVTKLVTNDGRVRTNVGSEPPKYSTYTISNNSIVLTLETVSGVINANQVEFTSKYDVSSIGLLVFPSNTTVGNVETSNYTLLVGIDGGGTPVGKTTTLTVVGTETVQVAAGSFNAIKIQETNIVGSVASLPAYSWYAAGVGLVKNGDMELVSYSIK
- a CDS encoding hybrid sensor histidine kinase/response regulator; amino-acid sequence: MSKLFNSGAASDWQLQAVLNAATEISIIATDTLGLITMFNRGSERMLGYTADEVVGVASIDLFHLETEVRGRGEEMSRALGRNVSGFDVFVENVKQTGAETREWFYVRKDGDVFLVKLTITIIHDEQDRVIGYLGVAEDISDRKAMEIELIENKNLLGSILESIPNPIFYKNADGVYVNCNKAFSSYLGIPREKIIGSTVYDIAPKELADIYHHADMKLMHERDPQVYEAQVRYADGLLRDVLFYKSLIWGNNGSLQGLVGVMLDVTERKRIETELHEQAILLEQEIAEHQCAEETLRESEEQLRVIFETSQASIFLVSPVGRIIFANHRMAEMFGCTYEELIGSHYQDYLHPSEKMVGGARMRKLIDGEIDHVSTERHYVRKDGGDFWGYLSGRRLEGPDGNLRALVGIITNITDLKKAKDDLEKEKERLGVTLRSIGDGVITVDTDERIVMLNRVAEQLCGWSQEESKGKILSEVFHMINEKSRAVVNNPVGRVLKTGMIMELTNHTILVARDGSERVIADSAAPILDQEGAIIGVVLVLRDMTEKKEIEEELFKARKLDSLGILAGGIAHDFNNLLTGILGNVSMARMIIPPDHDAYLLLDRAQKASERARDLTQQLLTFSKGGAPVKRLTGIEHILVDSATFALRGSNVRCEFAIPADLWPAEIDAGQMSQVINNLVINADQAMPDGGVISIQAENIETFSDGDNPDDGRIIQLTIKDTGIGILEEHLQRIFDPYFTTKHHGSGLGLATVYSIVKNHNGEIRVVSQTGVGTTFIIRLPASPTAPTVNEKKVDDHRAGKGKILFMDDEEMIRESMEVALKMLGYEPTVCGDGIEAVELYRQATAAGTPFAGVIMDLTIPGGVGGKDAIAKLLEIDPAARVIVSSGYSSDPIMAHYAQYGFCGAISKPYNCKELGASLREILENSPG